The DNA segment CACTAAGCAAAGGTATATAGAAATTGAATTGGAGGTGCCAAAATTGTATTAAAATTACTAGTTATTAAGACAATAGTTTCACAACATCTTTAGCAAAATAGCTAGCAATAATCTGTGCTCCAGCTCTTTTTATAGCTGTAATCTGTTCTAACACAACCGCATCGTGATCTAGCCAGCCTTTTTCAGCGGCAGCTTTTATCATCGCATATTCGCCGCTTACTTGATATACAGCAACGGGAACGTTCACCGTATTACGTATATCCCTAACAATATCTAAGTAACACAGTCCTGGTTTTACCATTACAATATCGGCTCCTTCTTCAATATCCATCAAGGTTTCTTTAATGGCTTCTTCCCGGTTGGCATAATCCATTTGATAACTGCTCTTATTTTTTGGGACATCTTTTTTGTCTACTGGCGCAGAATCTAACGCATCACGAAATGGACCATAAAAAGCAGAAGCGTATTTAGCACTGTAACTCATAATTCCGGTATCGTGAAACCCTTCATCTTCTAATAACGTTCGCATTTCAAAAATACGGCCGTCCATCATATCGCTGGGTGCGACAAAATCGGCTCCGGCTTTGGCGTGTGATAGGGCCATTTCGGCTAAAATTGCTGAAGAATCGTCATTGAGAATTTTCCCTTCGGAAACAATACCATCATGCCCAAAAATTGAATAGGGGTCTAACGCGACATCGGTCATAACCAACATATCAGGCACAGCATCTTTTACGGTTTTAATGGCGCGTTGCATTAACCCTTCGGCGTTCAAGGCTTCTGTTCCGCTGTTATCTTTTAAGTTTTCGGGTACTTTCACAAAAAGTAAAACGGATTTTAATCCTAAACTCCATAATTCTTTCACTTCTTTAGCCAATAAATCCAGACTATAACGATAATAATTAGGCATCGAAGCAATTTCTTCTTTCACACCTTTTCCTTCAACTACAAAAAGGGGAACTAGAAAATCGTTTGGAGAAAGCGTGGTTTCTCTTACTAAGTTTCTAAGGGTTTCGGTAGTTCGTAATCTTCGGTTTCTTCGTAGTGGATACATATTCAAATTATGAATTAAGAGTAGTGAGTTTACTCTATGGTGAAAAATTCAGTTTTAATAGTTCGCAACTACCGCTTTAGGATGCTGCTGAATTCTTTCTTTTCAGAAAAAAAAACTAATAGCAAAAATACCAATAATAAGACAGTACCTATAATTAAATTGCGTTCAAATACGTAAAATGAAAGGACAGAAAATCCGGTTGCGAGCAATAAATATCCGACTATTCGCTTTACATCGTATGGCACGGCGTAATTTCGTTGTCCGAAAAAATATGAAAGTAACATCATACTTCCATATGCAGCTAACGTTGCAATGGCCGAGCCTTGATAACTAATTATCGGAATTAACAAAAAGTTCAACCCCAAGGTAACTATTGCGCCAAACACTGAAATATACGCTCCAAATTTAGTGCGATCGGTCACTTTATACCAAACGGAGAGATTGTGATAAATACCTAAAAACAAATTGGCTAACAAGATAAGCGGTACAACTGAGAGTGCACCCCAATATTCGGAGTTAGGGATCAAAATGCGTTTAAAAATATCGATATATACAATTACAAACAGTAGAATAATGCTTCCAAAAATGGTGAAATATTTCGTAATAGTCGCATACGTCTGTTTAGCGTTTTTACTTTGCGCATGATTAAAGAAAAACGGTTCTATTCCTAACCGGAAAGCAGTGGCGAAAAGCGTCATAAAAACACCTAATTTATAACAAGCGGCATACACACCTACTTCAGCTTCTGCGATGTTTTCGGGTAATAGATATTTCAGCAAAATTTTATCAAATGCTTCGTTTATGGAAAAAGCAATCCCTGCAATTAATACCGGAAAAGCGTATTTAAACATCCCCTTCCAAATGGTTTTACTGAAACCAAACCCTATTTTAATATACAATGGCAGCAACACAACCAGTGTAATGGCACTAGCAATTAAATTGGCGATAAAAACATAGGCTACTTTGTTTTCTTCGGAATAAATACTACTCCAAAAAGAATCAGGAGCATTTTCTGCTAAATCAGGGAGTATTAAAAAGAAAAAGAGGTTAAGTCCTAAGTTTATACAGACATTGAAAATTTTAATGACTGCATATTTCATTGGTTTTTCGTTGGCACGATACCAAACAAACGGAAGCACTGCTAAGGCATCTAACGCTAAAATAAGTAGACCGTAGGTGACATATTCTGCTTTAAATTCAAGAAAATTCGCCAGCGAATCATTAGCAAGCAAGGTGATTGTCAGAAACAGAATGGTGGAAACAGTAAGCGACGTTAGCGCTGTGGACTGAACTAGCTTTTTCTGCTCTACGTGTTTATTGATAAACCGGAAAAAAGCGGTTTCCATTCCGTAAGAAAGTAAGACGTTTCCTAAAATTAAAAAAGCCATTAAAGAGGCGTAGACGCCGTATTGTTCTTTTCCCAATACGGAAACATACAACGGCACCAAAACGATTGCCAACGCCCTTGGAAGAACGGTGGCAAGGCCGTAAACAAAAGTTTGCTTAAATAGTTTTTTAAAAACGCTCAATCTATTCTATTTTGAAGCGTAAAAGTATTGAAATTATTGCCGCTTTCTGCTAAACAATTTGTCATTCCTTAATTATCTGACGGTGCATTGCTCTCTGGATACGCAAGCATTTCTTTTCGGCGGATATTGGCTATCTTATAATAGTTGGTCGTGCCATTTTGCACATAGCTCACAACGGCTTCGTTATCTGCTAGCTCAAATGGAAATTGTTTTGGAGGAATGTTTTGTGCTTCTTTTTTAGGGTCGCTATCCATCACAATACTACGATTGGCTTTATTCTTAAAATAGCCAATGTATTGCTTTCTAGCTTGGGGTGCGTTTTTAGCTTTTTCGGTTTTATTTCTGAAATAAATACTATCAATCCGTACATCTTCCGTGAAATCTTTAAAGGTAATATGAACATTAGTTCCCGAACCACCATCTTGCACACCGGCAACCCAATCTTGATAATACACATCGTCAATAGTAAACGGAGGGTCTTGCGTAAGCTTATAGGAGTTTATCTGGCTGCTACCACAGTTTGAAAAACTAAATAATACTAAGGAAACAATGCAAAGAGCAATTATATTTTTAAATGGGCGCATAAGCTTATTTTTATTGTGAAGATAGAAAAATTATAGTTTATACCCTATACCAATAAACGCTGTTGCTCCGTCTGCTGCTTTTGCATCTATTGTCACATTTTGGGCTTTAAAATAAGGGATGGTGAGTTTTAGCATCCAATTTTCAGAAAAATTATAGTTACCGCCAATACCTATGTTGAAGACGGTCAACGCGCTGTTTTCAATATATCCACGGGTTAAATCTTCGAATCCGTATCCGTAGCCAATTTGTGCAAATACATTGAACTTATTTTTATTAAAAGCATAGTATTGCAACGAAGGAACCACTCCATACGAGTGGATTGTTGTACCACTTTCATTTTTTAAAACGGTATTGTTGGTGGTGAAAAAACTAACTCCTGCAGAGAGTTTTGGAATAATAAAAAACTCTGCAGTTGCCAATGCCATCAATCCCAAATCATCAGGGCCATCTTGAGTAATAAATGGAGCTCCTTGTATGGAAAGAGAAATATCGCCTTTTTCATATTGCGAATAGACTGAGCTGAAGGCAATTAAAAATAGGATGCTAAAAAATAGTTTTTGAAATTTCATAAAAGTTGGTTTGGTTGTTTTCTCAAAACTATCAAATAGTATTCCATTACCAAGAGATGACTCAAACAAAAAAAGCCTTCCGAAACAACGGAAGACTTTTCTGCACTAAGTAGGTATTATATTTTATCCAGCTAATGCTTCGCTTTTTTAATGATTTGCCTTGCGGTCAATCTTATCCAGCTAATGCTTCAGCACCACCAACGATTTCTAAAATTTCATTGGTAATAGAAGCTTGTCGCGCTTTATTGTATTGTAATTTAAGATCATCACGAAGGTCTTTCGCGTTGTCTGTTGCTTTGTGCATCGCTGTCATACGAGCACCGTGCTCACTAGCTACACTATCACGAATCGCCTTAAACAATTGTGTTTTTAAGCTCTTCGGAATTAATTCTTCAACGATATCTTCTTTGTTTGGCTCAAAAATATAGTTTGGCGTTGCTTTTTGCGCCTCCGCTTCATCCATTTCAGGAGGAAGAATAGGTAAAAATTGCTCATTCATCACAATCTGCGTAGCTGCATTCTTAAACTTGTTGTAAACCAACACGATTTTATCGTATTCTCCTTCAGCAAATTTTTGCATTAACATTTCGGCGATTTCTGAA comes from the Marixanthomonas ophiurae genome and includes:
- a CDS encoding lipopolysaccharide biosynthesis protein; the encoded protein is MSVFKKLFKQTFVYGLATVLPRALAIVLVPLYVSVLGKEQYGVYASLMAFLILGNVLLSYGMETAFFRFINKHVEQKKLVQSTALTSLTVSTILFLTITLLANDSLANFLEFKAEYVTYGLLILALDALAVLPFVWYRANEKPMKYAVIKIFNVCINLGLNLFFFLILPDLAENAPDSFWSSIYSEENKVAYVFIANLIASAITLVVLLPLYIKIGFGFSKTIWKGMFKYAFPVLIAGIAFSINEAFDKILLKYLLPENIAEAEVGVYAACYKLGVFMTLFATAFRLGIEPFFFNHAQSKNAKQTYATITKYFTIFGSIILLFVIVYIDIFKRILIPNSEYWGALSVVPLILLANLFLGIYHNLSVWYKVTDRTKFGAYISVFGAIVTLGLNFLLIPIISYQGSAIATLAAYGSMMLLSYFFGQRNYAVPYDVKRIVGYLLLATGFSVLSFYVFERNLIIGTVLLLVFLLLVFFSEKKEFSSILKR
- a CDS encoding porin family protein — encoded protein: MKFQKLFFSILFLIAFSSVYSQYEKGDISLSIQGAPFITQDGPDDLGLMALATAEFFIIPKLSAGVSFFTTNNTVLKNESGTTIHSYGVVPSLQYYAFNKNKFNVFAQIGYGYGFEDLTRGYIENSALTVFNIGIGGNYNFSENWMLKLTIPYFKAQNVTIDAKAADGATAFIGIGYKL
- the hemB gene encoding porphobilinogen synthase — encoded protein: MYPLRRNRRLRTTETLRNLVRETTLSPNDFLVPLFVVEGKGVKEEIASMPNYYRYSLDLLAKEVKELWSLGLKSVLLFVKVPENLKDNSGTEALNAEGLMQRAIKTVKDAVPDMLVMTDVALDPYSIFGHDGIVSEGKILNDDSSAILAEMALSHAKAGADFVAPSDMMDGRIFEMRTLLEDEGFHDTGIMSYSAKYASAFYGPFRDALDSAPVDKKDVPKNKSSYQMDYANREEAIKETLMDIEEGADIVMVKPGLCYLDIVRDIRNTVNVPVAVYQVSGEYAMIKAAAEKGWLDHDAVVLEQITAIKRAGAQIIASYFAKDVVKLLS